DNA from Catenulispora sp. EB89:
GAGAACCTTCATCTGGTGAGTCCCACCCCTTGGGAAGCGGCGTCAGGGGCGGGGCCCTGGGCCGCGTGGATGACGATGTCGGCGACCTTCTCGATCACCTGCTCCAGTGTCAGCTCGGTGGCGTCGACCACCACCGCCCCCGGCGCCGCTGCCAGCGCGTTGGTCCGGTTGTCGATGCTGTCCCGGCGGGTCAGAGCGTCGCGCGTGGCCGCCACGGTGCCGGCCCCGCCGCCGTTCTCGGTGTTGCGGCGGGCCGCGCGCGCGTCCTCGGACGCCGTCAGGAAGATCTTGGCCGTGGCCCGCGGGGCCACCACCGAGGCGATGTCCCGGCCCTCGACCACGATCCCGCCGATCCCGATGATCTCCCGCTGGAGCGCGATCAGCCGGGCCCGGACCTCGGGCACCGCGGCCACGGCGCTCACCGCGCCGGTGACGTCCGCCTCGCGGATCGCCACCGCCACGTCGTGCCCGTCCACGCTGATCGCCGGGGCGGCCGGATCGGTCCCGGACACCACGGCCGGCGCCCCGGCGTCGGCCGCGATCGCGGCGGC
Protein-coding regions in this window:
- the cmk gene encoding (d)CMP kinase produces the protein MSLPSQQALSRTVVAIDGPSGSGKSSVSRGVAARLGLRYLDTGAQYRAMTYWMLQNKVDLGDAAAIAADAGAPAVVSGTDPAAPAISVDGHDVAVAIREADVTGAVSAVAAVPEVRARLIALQREIIGIGGIVVEGRDIASVVAPRATAKIFLTASEDARAARRNTENGGGAGTVAATRDALTRRDSIDNRTNALAAAPGAVVVDATELTLEQVIEKVADIVIHAAQGPAPDAASQGVGLTR